AACGGGGCCTTGACGAAGCCATGAGCGGCAAATTTGACATGGTTATAGTGGACTGGACAATGCCCGAACAATCAGGCGCGGAAATTATCAATCAGTTAAGAGCATCCCAAGAAACCCACGATTTGCCTATTCTGGTTGTGACAGGCAAAAGGAACCCCGATTTCTTGGATGACAGTTTGAACGTAGGAGCCGATGATTTTCTTTTCAAGCCTTTTGCGCTGAGGCATCTTGCCAAAAAGGTCGGCCGGCTGCTTCATTGGGCAAGCGCTTGACAGGCGGCCTCTAAATTGAGATATTC
Above is a genomic segment from Elusimicrobiota bacterium containing:
- a CDS encoding response regulator, which produces MTHRTKILVIDDEKDIGVIIARCLTRHGYRVHCVTGGKRGLDEAMSGKFDMVIVDWTMPEQSGAEIINQLRASQETHDLPILVVTGKRNPDFLDDSLNVGADDFLFKPFALRHLAKKVGRLLHWASA